Genomic DNA from Salvia miltiorrhiza cultivar Shanhuang (shh) chromosome 1, IMPLAD_Smil_shh, whole genome shotgun sequence:
TGATATAAAAGAGCCTTGTTGTACAAAATTTGGTTTTCGCATTATATCCctgttatatttttttatttaagggCAATAGTGTAATatcatataatatatttatctattattactattataaagTGTGTATTCTTGCAAATATTGATGATTTATGCCTATAATatccttatttattttagtcttcaaggataattttgtaatttaatgtgtgtgtgtatatatatatatatttatatatagattttatatAATTGATATAAGAGGCATTTTGCATCTAAATTATTCAAACTTGCACTAAGATTTACgtacatatttattattgaatcCAATACTTTTACGTGCTTTGCACATACCATCTTGCTAGTGATAAGAAAATTCGTTTTACAGGTCATGGACATGGAACATGAGCTGCGTGCATTAAGGAATCAGCTTGTGGAAAAGTCGAAGCATTCACTGAAGCTCCAGAAAGAGGTTTCTCTTATTCTGCATCAATTCCAAAAAAATTCATCCCTGTTCCATCCCTTCAAATCGAGCAAATCATTATCACATGTTTTGCTTACTACGGGCTTGTTAATTTACTATGTGCAATTTCTCTCTTCTCTGTTTGAGTTGTCAAACAATACATACAGTAACTAAGCTAAGAATACTGTGAAAGTAAGCTGGAAGGCCATCCCAATAACTCGCACTATAACTCGAGAAAGGAAATGCGTGGCCATTTAATGAAATTCTATGAaagtcgtaattaatttttctaGGACGTCCATTTAAGTTTTTGCTGTTATGTATGATATTACGGTCCAGATTAGATGAGGCAGAGTGTAACGCCTGATGGTCGGATGTAGAATGAATGTTGAAAAGTTATATATAGATGACTTAgtgttaattattttgaaaaagCAAAAACAGATGTCAAGTTAATCGCTTGTGTAGTCCGTTATTCACTTCCAATGCTTGTGGGACCGAGATGTTACAGATGCTATCAATGCCACTCTGGTACTGCAGAGGCAAGAATGTCACGAGGATGTTATGTTTCTAACAGGAGTGAGTGTAATATTCCACATCGGGTATAGaataaaaagttgaaaggctATAGAAATGGGTGTCATGGGATTTTTTAGCAACAAGATGTAACTGTTTTGGCAAATGAGAAGTATAGATGTTGGGCCCCTTCCCCTTAGCCCAGATCCGTTATACGAAGTAAAATGCTCTTGTGGATTGAAGGAATCCCATGCATATACCCATGCAAGGACTCTGAGTGCATATTTGCGAAGCAGAGCTGGAATTTCAGAACTAATTTGACAGGAAGAAATAGTCAATGCATCAAGAATACTGATACGAATTATTACTAATTGCACTGAATAGGGCAAGAGGGAGTTTTGAAGCTACAAGAATGCAACAACAAGAAGTATTCAACTGCATAGACGTTACAACAGCGTGCTAACATATTCCGTTCTGTGTTTTATCTTGCTTGAGACCCTCAAAACAGTTCTTGTTCATGTGTTCGTTCCACCTGTAGAATGCAGTTTATTTGCACCAAGGTTAAGACATTGGTTTTAGGATAAAAGAATTTTATTGATGATGGAAAGTCTACAATAATGAGGATAGAGTGGATTAATAACGCAGCCATTTAAATATAGTAAAGATAAATTCTAGCCACTAAAAATAgccatttttactattttaccccttaCTTTAAGCTAAAAAAGTgccatattttaatattttttaatctttatggctaatttatatctttacaatatgaaaatggctattttcatatattaacaTGAGGATATTGGTTGTTTGCTCTTGGAAAGTAGAATCTAGCTGAGATGCACTTTGATATTGATATTTGCAGCTGGCAATAAGCAAGAAGGGCGGCGGAAACTTGCTCCGTTTATACGATATAGATGGTACTGAGGCACTGGGTTCTTGTCTGCGGATATATCCTTGCTCTGATAGTGCTCCAGAACTTTCGGAATGCACTATTCAGTGGTTCCGCTCAACTTCTGATGATGGAAAGAAGGAACTTATATCAGGTATCTGTGTGTGGATAGTTAATCATTTGCATCACAATGCCATAATCATACGAGTCGTAGAATATTCAAAGATATTTACAAGCTCGCAGATGGTTATTACCTTGGGTTACTTAAATTATAGCTCGAGCTTTGATCCCATGGTGACTTTTAGCACGAGTCGTAAAATATTGCAAATATAGTTTATACTCATCTCCATTGTTCACTTAATAGCCAAGTCAAAAATTCCGGCTAACTTAAACTGACGTGTCTTCAAGAAACAGGCACGAAAACCAATGATATGCCTACAAACAACCTGATATGCTTTTTTTAATGGTGAAAAACCAATGAGAGCTCTCTTAAGTTGCCCGAAAATTGTGACTTGGGCTATTAATTGAACAATGGAAATAAGTACAAGCTATAAATGTAGTATTTTTATGTTCGGACCAAAAAGTCACCATGAAGTTCGTgctattattttgaaataaccCCTTTATCTATAGTAACTCGTACTTCTTTGGCACCATGTATGAGCTGTAGGTATCTTATTGAATTCGAGGTCTTTTGAGTCTCTTGCTTATTTGTGCAGAAAATAGCAGTTTTATGATACCGTCATAAAATTGAATTTCTCTCAAAAGCTTTAATGGGTTTTATATGTACTGGCTTATGCACTTATGCCAGGGGCCACCAAATCTGTATATGCTCCAGAACCTTTTGATGTTGGACGAGTACTGCAAGCGGATATCTTGACTGATGATCAGACTATAACTGTATCAACTTCTGGTCCTATTGATCCAGGTCTGTtcaaatattttcctttttcttttctttttatatctCTAATCATAGTTGATTTTGTGTTCTAAATCAATTTTCTCGTACAGCTGCAGGTTTGGGAAACTACGTAGAAGCATTGGTGCGAAGGCATGACACTGAATTCACTGtatgtttatttttcttgtCGCACAAAATTTTGGATTTCAAGATGCATGTGTTTGTTGGAGATGCATCTAATATTTATGGCATTACTTTCCCTGATAGAAAGTTTCTCGTTTCTTGAAATGATCCGTTGGATTACTTTGACGTTTCTCATTGAATCCAACATCTAATTCATGGATTCATAAAGAGGAGGGCAATAGCCACtcttacaattttacccttaattttatTACATTCCACGAAGTCATGTAATTCATGAATTCACAAAAAGCAGAGCAAATAAGTACTTTAACACAAAAAAtggctatttttaaaaaaatataatatatatttatattttttttatcttagtggctATTTTTACATATTACCTCCACTCATGCATATTTACGGTTTTCAACTTGCTTCAGGTTATTGCCATATACAGACTGTaactaatatataatataatggtATATTGTTGCTAAGATGTTTCCCTGACCTACTACTTCTCGTGTCTCTCCTTTCACTACATGTTTCCCAAATCGTGATAAAAGAAACACCTTTTGCAGGCTCTACTTATCCAGATGAATGGAGAAGATCATCCTTCACAGTCGATCCATGCGCTACATATAGGAAAGATGAGAGTAAAACTCAGCAAAGGGCAAACAACGATAGCTAAAGAGTACTATTCCAATTCAATGCAGGTAGTTGTTCGAGTTGagcaaaaagaaaattatgggTTAGTCATAGTTTGTGTCTCGAACTTTCAgtgtttttcaaaaaatgtcctcaactttgaaaaaagtttgATTAGGATCCGGGAACAAAATGATGACTGATGAATCACCTCCCCGGATTCTTTGTTGGATTCTTAGGGTTTTATGGTTTTTTCTGCAATTTTATGTTGAATATTGCAGATTCTAGCAAGGTGACTTTCAAAGTCGAGGTTTTTTAGGTGAAAACATAAATTGGGGACATTTTTTGGAACTTGGGGACAAACTATGATTAACCCCAAAAAGAATATTTGGCTGAGGTATCAGACCAGTCACTGAATTACAAACCCATTTTATGTACCTCAGCTTTGTGGAATTAGAGGTGGTGGGAATGCTGCAGCTCAATCGGTATATTGGCAAGTGAAGGCGGGATTGTCCTTCATCTTAGCATTTGAATCAGAACGAGAAAGAAACGCAGCCATCATGCTGGCAAGAAGATTTGCATTTGATTGCAATGTAAGTATCATAATCTTGAAAGGAGAAGCAGAGTTTGTATGTACATTTAAGTCACTTTTTTCTCCAACATGATGCATTTTGTTTGGAAATTCATCTGTGAAAACGAACATTATAATACGTGATGCTTATTCGAACAGATAACGCTTGCTGGGCCGGACGACAGAACTGGTGAAGGAAATTGCTGAACTTACCAGAAAAGTTATATCTTAGCCATGATTAGAGTTTCCTTTATCTCGGTATGCCTTTTTCTATTTTCCAATGAATATATCTGAATTTTATAATTTCGGTTGTGTTAGTAGCTTGGTTGCCTTGTTCCTATTTGtcccatttttttgttttattgatttattccgAATTGAATGGCATTATGATAGAATGGTAGCTGTATTGGGAGAGATACCTGATTGTGACTATTGTTGTAATGACTGTAGTTTGTGTATTGCAACGAAGTAATATATGTTTAATCTTACCTATTAAAAACGTGGGGTTCGAAGAGCTAGAAGCATATTCTTCAGGACTTGCTTCAACTGCTACTCatgattaagagggtgtttggttaagcttattttaaagagtttataaactcttaaagcttataagatatacttcctccgtcccactataagtggctcaaaacttttcggcacggaaattaaggaggTGTAAATGTGTTAAAATTGGTAGGGACCACATCTTTTTAAAGGGTTAAACTTTGCCATTTGTGGAAATAGGCGATTTATAGTGGGACGATCCAAAATGGAATAgaggccacttttagtgggacagagggagtagttttttaagatcttataatttgtcaaagtgtttgggtaattgagcttataaCCTAGtaagagaatttttagttagtgagagaaaTTGTGTTCagagagaaaatcgaataaaaatgaaattagaatgatatttgatgaaaataaaaataatagttgagttatttttgtaaaatgagtgttacttataagataatgagaaaataagtacGGGcaaatgaacttattttttgagaagcttataagctcttagagcttatttttacgGTTTAtaagagcttattttgtcaaatacttTGATGGAGCTATAAGTTCCTAaccagcttataagttgttttaaagagcttataagctctcacccaaacaccctctaaattaTCTCTAATAGCTAAAcaatatctatactatattaaaaaaagagttttcaatttaaaatcaatttcaaattaatttcaaaatcgAGTGACAATtctgtagttataataaaattgaagatttaagtttaaattatatatttttcttctttattttattttctttaacttcaaatttgttgttacatttcttttcaaaattatgaaattcgattaattataaaaatatttaatatacatatcaaatgaaagatcacgataaaagctttaatatgatatattttatgaaaatatttgatttaaaatgtaaaaattaaatttgtttaaatattaaagttttataaatttctctctcatcttttttgaatagttatatttttaattattttaattagtattttattttaatttttttaacttatttttttgtttttgtttttcataatatcaaattgtataatagtgaattcttttttattttttaatattcaattcaaatatatttaattaaaattattttttattatatttataagtataataattgaattagtattaattttgtataaatacaaaaaaaaaaaatattttaccgTGCATTGCGCGGGATACAAATGCTAGTAATACATATAAAGGGAAGACTAATTTCGAAAGGAGCACCACTGTAATgtattttttcctttcttttgaaATTACgcctttttaaaaaatattttttaatttaattatttaacatATCAATTATTCAATTATGTTAAATTGTCTCGACAGTAATACAAAGAAATTTATTCAAATAATATTCCTATGTCAACAAGTCAAAGAAATAATATTCTTATTTCAATATAGTGCATGTCcccttcttatttatttatttatttatgtatttatattttagttaaattaataaatcaattctAATTAAACAATTCTAactgaaaatgaataaattttgaTTAAGCTTTTATTTTAGGCTAAAATGTGCTAAAAAATCGATAatacaaaaaaggaaaaaatagcTTAAAAGGTGACATGGCACGGCCACATTAGCAACGAGCATTAGTTGTCAATAGAAgctcaaataattcattttaggCTTGAAAcaggagtgtaaatgtaaaaaaatgaaagttatagTCCTCAATTTCAAATTATGTAACATATAGTTCTCTTTTTGAAAGCAAGTCACAGTCTTTTAACAATTAGTTCGGCTATAGTGAGTAAAATAGGGGGGAAGGGGGAGGGCTGCGAATATGTAATACCCCGCCCATTtctattaaatttagaattattttgaacttagattatgATGATTTATGCCGGAGAAATGAaacgatttatttttaattcc
This window encodes:
- the LOC131016285 gene encoding stomatal closure-related actin-binding protein 1-like, which codes for MTRFARGFSYTVQKDAVSPVSADVVFASSRFPRYRIGVNNQIVEVKEDLNTLSTKDLVARENALFLEQQQRLSVRDLASKFEKGLAAAAKLSDQARLKEAASLEKHVILKKLRDSLEALRGRVGGKNNDDVAEAIAIVESLAVQLTQREGELIQEKAEVKKLATFLKQASEEAKKLVDEERAFAKAEIENAKAAVQRVEEALQEHEQMSRAAGKQDLDELMKDVQEARRIKMLHQPSRVMDMEHELRALRNQLVEKSKHSLKLQKELAISKKGGGNLLRLYDIDGTEALGSCLRIYPCSDSAPELSECTIQWFRSTSDDGKKELISGATKSVYAPEPFDVGRVLQADILTDDQTITVSTSGPIDPAAGLGNYVEALVRRHDTEFTALLIQMNGEDHPSQSIHALHIGKMRVKLSKGQTTIAKEYYSNSMQLCGIRGGGNAAAQSVYWQVKAGLSFILAFESERERNAAIMLARRFAFDCNITLAGPDDRTGEGNC